TCTGCTTGATGTACACCTCCATGTAGTCGCCGAACACGAAGCTCGGGTAGTCGGCGGCGCCCTCGACGGCGTCTGGGGTCGCCGGAGCGATGTTCGCCAGGCGCGCCGGGTTGTAGAAGGAGGCGATGGAGCGGCGGTTGCCGTCGCGGGTCGCCAGGATGCGGTGCCACGCGCTCTTATACCGCCCGTTGCTCAGGACCTGTTGGTTGTCATCACAGCAAAATGATTCCTTGGTTAGTCTTGTAGAGCTTGTAATAAGCTGTCAAAATTCAAAAATCAAACAAAATTAACAGTTTCACATGCTGATTTTGATAAGGAATTGAAGGATCCTGTCAAGCTCAGAAGAGCACCAAATCTTGGGATGATTCCTTTAATTTGACTGATATTTTTAAGGATCAGCAGGCTCTCGTGGGCGCTAAGCATTAGCCGTCATTAAGCAAGCACTTAGAGGCCATAATTCAACTGCTCGCCACTAATCAAGTGCGATCTAATCAACGCGAGCTCCACAACAAGTCCACCGTCCCATTCAACGGCAATATAATACTGGAAGAATATATCCTCTCTCACCTCGATCTGGTCGCCGGTGTTGATGACGATGGCGTTCTCGAGGGGCTGGACGTCGACCCAGCGGCCGTCGGCGAGCTTCACCTGCAGGCCGCTGAAGCGGTCGTCCTGGAACAGCAGGAtgaggccgccggcgtcggtgTGCGCGCGCAGGCCGTCGACGAGGTCTGGCCGTTGGCACGGCGGGTAGTGGCTGACCTTGGTGCCGTAGAAGGGCTCGAAGTCGCCGTCGTTGGAGAAGGCCTTCTTGATGTGCCCCTCCTCCAGccccagcagctcctccatcacCCCCAGCATCTTCTCCGCCAGCTTCTTCAGCTCCTTGCGGTACTCCATCATCGTCTCCCTGCGTCAACGGGAATAGCTTAAGCTGATGAGAAAAGGAGGACAATATACTTCGACACACCCGAGCAATTGCACAAAAGGGTCATGTCACTCACTTGAAGGCAGGAGGGTTGGAAGGCCATGGCAGGTCGTCATGGAGGGTGAAGACGTCCTCCCAATCCATGTTCTCGATCTTCTTTGGTGCGAGTCCCTCGCCTTCCTTCTCCACAAGCTCGGCGAGGGCCTTCACCGCAGGGTTGGACTCCTTGAAGCCCTGTTCCCGCAGCTTGTAGCAGTCGCTGCACACCTTCTTGACCCTCTCCAGCAGCTCGTCAGGGATGCCAGTGTTCACCAGCTGGAAGAACCCCACGTCCTCGAACCCGGTGGCAATGGCCGCCATGGTCTCAGCCCTCTCAGGACCATTCAGCTTGGAGAAGTCAATCACCGGGATCGCCATCTCGCTACAAATGACACTTGGAGTGCTTGGTCCTTAGGAGAATTGGCTATTGATCGATCAATGGCAAGAGCTTAGAGAGTGcggaaggcgaagaagaagaagaactagAAGGAGAAGAGGTGGGGTGGAAGTTGGATGGTGTTGGGGTTCTGTGTAGCCCTGACCCTTTTATAGCTGAACAGGTTAGGTGTCAAATGTTTGTTTATTGCGGAAAGCTCCACCAATCAATCAGGGGCCGGGGTGATTCGGGAGTTTGAATTGGTTTACAAGGCAACAAAAAGCATAATTCTGGCCGGTGTTTACTTTGGTTCTCGTGAtgcgattttttttttaagttcgATTATCTGCTACCGATGGCGATTTCAGGTTAATGGGAATAAAGAACGTTCATAGAGTCAATGTAATGAGAACGCTCAGCGCGTGCAACTGCACGTCTACGGTAGCTTCAACGATATAGGAGGAGAGGGGGTGCGTAGCTCGAGGTGTTAGGACGGTTAGCTCGTGCTAACCAACTTAGTTCATCATTTGTTGCTAATTAGTCCATTTTCCCAGCTTGTAGCACACATTAGATTTTCATAACCTTGATACGCACCAACCGACTCGTCGTCGAAAAGCATGTGATCTCATGTACTTGTGTCAAGAAGAAGATCCGCGTTACAAAATTTAGGGCTTGTTCGGAACGAAGGAATGACGTAGGATCAACTTCCGAGCGGCGGCTTATTATTAAGTTACAATTGTTTTATACTCTTCGGGAAAGATGCATTGTTAGGTGTAGTTGCATATAGAAACCGGGCTGGGGTTTGCGACCT
This genomic window from Setaria viridis chromosome 8, Setaria_viridis_v4.0, whole genome shotgun sequence contains:
- the LOC117866893 gene encoding 1-aminocyclopropane-1-carboxylate oxidase, whose protein sequence is MAIPVIDFSKLNGPERAETMAAIATGFEDVGFFQLVNTGIPDELLERVKKVCSDCYKLREQGFKESNPAVKALAELVEKEGEGLAPKKIENMDWEDVFTLHDDLPWPSNPPAFKETMMEYRKELKKLAEKMLGVMEELLGLEEGHIKKAFSNDGDFEPFYGTKVSHYPPCQRPDLVDGLRAHTDAGGLILLFQDDRFSGLQVKLADGRWVDVQPLENAIVINTGDQIEVLSNGRYKSAWHRILATRDGNRRSIASFYNPARLANIAPATPDAVEGAADYPSFVFGDYMEVYIKQKFGPKEPRFAAMATATK